A window of Paenibacillus polygoni contains these coding sequences:
- a CDS encoding glycoside hydrolase family 27 protein yields the protein MDHKLIASTPPLGWNSWDCYGAAVTEDEIRGNAEYMAKHLKAYGWSYITVDIQWYEPHANSSQYRPFVPLVMDEYSRLMPAENRFPSAADGQGFKPLADYVHSLGLKFGIHIMRGIPRQAAHAGTSILGTSATARDIAHTNSICPWNTDMYGVDASKEGAQAYYNSLFELYAEWGVDLVKVDDIAASRLYDTHQPEIAMIAKAIENCGRPMVLSLSPGPAPVEYAEFFTSHANMWRITDDFWDQWPLLLDMFDRCRTWHGIPEAGSWPDCDMLPLGHIGIRSVDGGGADRWTRFTRDEQLTMMSLWSIFRSPLIFGGELRDCDDWTLSLLTNREVLRMHQESRGAKEALRQGDLIVWTAEDTEGPRYAAIFNIGESLLSVDLDIEQIGLGDSTAGNELWSGAQAELAEGVLQATVPPHGVRLYRFY from the coding sequence ATGGATCATAAGCTTATAGCGTCTACACCGCCGCTTGGCTGGAACAGTTGGGATTGCTACGGTGCAGCCGTAACAGAAGATGAAATTCGGGGCAATGCGGAATACATGGCAAAGCATCTCAAAGCATACGGATGGAGCTACATTACCGTTGATATTCAGTGGTACGAGCCTCATGCGAACTCCTCACAATACCGGCCGTTTGTTCCACTAGTAATGGATGAATACTCCCGGCTCATGCCTGCTGAGAACCGCTTTCCCTCCGCGGCAGATGGACAAGGATTTAAGCCGTTAGCCGATTATGTACACAGCCTTGGACTTAAATTTGGTATACATATTATGCGCGGCATACCTCGGCAAGCGGCCCATGCGGGCACTTCCATTCTTGGTACGTCGGCGACAGCACGCGATATAGCGCATACGAATTCGATCTGTCCATGGAATACGGATATGTATGGCGTGGATGCGTCGAAGGAAGGGGCACAGGCTTATTACAATTCTCTCTTTGAATTGTACGCAGAATGGGGCGTTGACCTGGTAAAAGTGGATGATATTGCAGCTTCCAGGCTGTATGACACCCATCAGCCGGAGATCGCAATGATCGCAAAAGCGATCGAAAACTGCGGTCGGCCTATGGTGTTAAGCCTATCTCCTGGTCCTGCTCCGGTAGAATATGCGGAGTTTTTCACTTCGCATGCGAACATGTGGCGTATCACAGATGACTTTTGGGATCAGTGGCCGCTCCTTTTGGATATGTTCGATCGGTGCAGAACATGGCATGGTATACCCGAGGCAGGTTCCTGGCCTGACTGTGACATGCTGCCGCTCGGTCACATTGGCATTCGCTCGGTGGATGGCGGAGGGGCGGACCGCTGGACCCGGTTTACACGTGACGAACAGCTAACTATGATGTCGCTTTGGAGCATTTTCCGCTCGCCGCTCATCTTTGGGGGCGAATTACGAGACTGCGATGACTGGACGCTGTCACTGCTTACAAACCGTGAGGTTCTGCGCATGCACCAGGAGAGCCGCGGAGCCAAAGAAGCATTACGCCAAGGAGACCTCATTGTTTGGACGGCCGAAGACACCGAAGGACCTCGCTACGCGGCAATATTCAATATCGGTGAGAGTCTGCTTTCAGTAGACTTGGATATTGAGCAAATCGGTCTCGGAGACAGCACTGCTGGAAATGAACTGTGGAGCGGAGCACAAGCTGAACTTGCGGAAGGAGTACTTCAGGCTACTGTGCCGCCACATGGGGTACGACTCTATCGGTTCTATTAA
- a CDS encoding MDR/zinc-dependent alcohol dehydrogenase-like family protein, translated as MSTIQTNEVVVEKVVKSVKDIPTTMKAVVAYEPGDYRLEEVPVPKVGEGEILIKVEACGICAGDAKAYDGAPSFWGDADQPAYIKAPMIPGHEFIGHVVAIGENVKDDFELGDRVISEQIVPCEECRFCKRGQYWMCQKHDLYGFQNNVNGGMAEYMKFTKEGINYKVPTELPIEKAILIEPYACSYHAVQRAKIELEDVVVLAGAGTLGLGMIGAIKKSGPSKLIVLDLFEDRLELAKQFGADMVLNPAKDDIYTIINDLTDGYGCDVYIEATGAQKSVEQGLKLIRKLGRFVEFSVFKDPVTVDWSIISDRKELDVLGSHLGPYCYEPVIKGISNGDLPTEGVVTHILPLEEYQKGFELVKSGRDSLKVVLNPNL; from the coding sequence ATGAGTACTATTCAAACCAATGAAGTCGTAGTTGAAAAAGTAGTGAAAAGTGTGAAGGATATCCCTACAACAATGAAGGCAGTTGTTGCCTATGAACCTGGTGATTATCGTTTAGAGGAAGTTCCGGTACCGAAAGTTGGAGAAGGAGAAATTCTAATAAAAGTAGAAGCATGCGGTATTTGTGCAGGTGATGCAAAAGCATATGACGGTGCACCAAGTTTCTGGGGGGATGCGGATCAGCCGGCATATATTAAAGCACCGATGATTCCGGGGCATGAGTTTATTGGTCATGTGGTAGCTATCGGAGAGAATGTGAAGGATGATTTTGAATTAGGTGATCGCGTCATTTCGGAACAGATCGTTCCTTGTGAAGAATGTCGTTTTTGTAAGCGTGGTCAATACTGGATGTGTCAAAAACATGATCTATATGGGTTCCAAAATAATGTGAATGGCGGTATGGCAGAGTATATGAAATTTACGAAGGAAGGAATTAACTATAAAGTTCCTACCGAGTTGCCTATCGAAAAAGCTATTTTAATTGAGCCATATGCGTGTTCTTATCATGCAGTACAAAGAGCCAAAATTGAACTGGAAGATGTAGTTGTTTTAGCAGGTGCAGGTACATTAGGTCTAGGAATGATTGGTGCCATTAAAAAATCCGGACCATCCAAGTTAATTGTACTTGATCTATTTGAAGATCGTTTAGAATTGGCAAAACAGTTCGGGGCAGATATGGTATTGAATCCGGCGAAAGATGATATCTATACAATCATTAACGATTTAACAGATGGGTATGGATGTGACGTATATATTGAAGCAACGGGTGCTCAAAAATCGGTTGAACAAGGACTGAAGCTTATTCGTAAGTTAGGCCGTTTTGTTGAATTTAGTGTATTTAAAGACCCAGTAACGGTGGACTGGTCTATTATTTCAGACCGTAAAGAGCTAGATGTCTTGGGATCTCATCTTGGTCCATACTGCTATGAACCAGTTATTAAAGGGATTAGTAACGGGGACTTGCCGACAGAAGGCGTTGTAACCCACATTCTACCTCTGGAAGAGTATCAAAAAGGATTTGAATTAGTGAAGAGTGGACGCGATTCGTTAAAGGTTGTTCTAAATCCAAATCTATAA
- a CDS encoding dihydroxyacetone kinase subunit DhaK, which translates to MKKLMNNPTNVVDEMIEGYVKAFPNYVKQLEENKRALVAVRQEETNKVGVLIGGGSGHEPAFMGYVGYGMADGVAVGNIFASPSPDPIVEVTKKIDNGQGVVFIYGNYAGDLMNFGMAAEIADLEEDIKVERVIVTDDVASAPKEEMHKRRGIAGEFFVTKAAGAAAEKGYSIEDVVRVAKQMNDVTRTMGVGLSPCSLPQTGMPSFELAEDEMEIGLGHHGEPGIEKGKLQTADEVVDRLVEDILKDMPIESGNKVAVLVNGLGSTTNMELYIMFRRVEQILSSKNIHIHRSFVGSYSTSLEMGGASVSIAKLNDELAEMIDFAADCPMYVQR; encoded by the coding sequence ATGAAAAAATTAATGAACAACCCAACGAATGTTGTCGATGAGATGATCGAAGGTTATGTGAAAGCCTTTCCTAACTATGTGAAGCAATTAGAGGAAAATAAAAGAGCGCTGGTAGCCGTTCGCCAAGAAGAAACAAACAAAGTAGGTGTACTGATTGGCGGAGGATCAGGACATGAGCCGGCTTTTATGGGATATGTCGGTTACGGAATGGCTGATGGTGTGGCTGTAGGAAATATTTTTGCATCCCCGTCACCTGATCCCATAGTTGAAGTAACCAAAAAAATAGATAACGGACAAGGTGTCGTTTTTATTTATGGGAATTATGCAGGCGATTTAATGAACTTCGGCATGGCAGCAGAAATTGCTGATCTTGAAGAAGATATTAAAGTAGAACGCGTTATTGTTACGGATGATGTGGCCTCAGCACCTAAAGAGGAGATGCACAAGCGCCGTGGTATTGCAGGAGAATTCTTTGTAACTAAGGCAGCAGGAGCAGCGGCTGAGAAAGGATACTCCATTGAGGATGTTGTTCGTGTAGCTAAACAGATGAACGATGTGACTCGGACGATGGGGGTTGGCCTGTCACCTTGCTCCTTACCGCAAACAGGGATGCCTAGCTTTGAACTAGCAGAAGATGAGATGGAGATCGGCTTAGGACATCATGGAGAGCCTGGTATTGAAAAGGGGAAATTACAAACGGCTGATGAAGTAGTAGATCGTTTGGTGGAAGATATTTTAAAAGATATGCCGATTGAAAGCGGTAACAAGGTAGCTGTTCTGGTGAATGGTCTAGGTTCGACAACAAATATGGAACTGTATATTATGTTCCGAAGAGTTGAGCAAATTCTATCGAGTAAGAACATTCACATTCATCGTTCCTTTGTTGGAAGCTACAGTACTTCGTTAGAAATGGGCGGGGCATCTGTTTCCATTGCCAAACTGAATGATGAATTAGCAGAAATGATAGACTTCGCGGCGGATTGTCCGATGTACGTACAACGATAG
- a CDS encoding helix-turn-helix domain-containing protein — protein MNIPKGTYGFRFAEDKELQLCVLFAAGYDSITNPSYHWDGLKRTDGPLLLFQYTISGEGVYESGNQTHYITAGQAFLAEIPGPHRYYYHPKSKEPWDFLFLLFRPNLILPHWRKFLGEAGETPYLPMDCAPVRILQMIVADAAAGRIIDPLIASSCVYQFMTELARLQVTTLRNRDNWPENVRLAAAFIEANYSQMISIDQLSEYVSLSKYHLIRRFSASTGLTPGAYLTRVRTEKAMELLRGTDLSIEAIAERIGYSSGSYFIKAFRSVAGLTPGEFRSGGDCLAYRKLFFD, from the coding sequence ATGAACATCCCCAAAGGTACCTATGGTTTTCGGTTCGCCGAAGATAAGGAGCTTCAGCTGTGCGTGTTATTTGCTGCCGGTTATGATTCGATTACCAACCCTTCTTATCATTGGGACGGACTGAAGCGAACCGATGGGCCTCTTCTGCTGTTCCAGTATACGATTAGCGGCGAAGGGGTATATGAGTCGGGGAACCAAACTCACTATATCACGGCTGGACAAGCTTTTCTGGCTGAAATTCCAGGACCTCACCGCTATTATTATCACCCGAAATCAAAAGAGCCTTGGGATTTTCTATTCCTGCTGTTCCGGCCCAATCTGATCTTGCCCCACTGGCGCAAATTTCTGGGAGAAGCGGGGGAGACTCCTTATCTGCCTATGGATTGTGCGCCTGTCCGAATATTACAAATGATCGTGGCGGATGCGGCAGCGGGCAGAATTATCGATCCCTTGATTGCATCTTCTTGCGTCTATCAGTTCATGACAGAACTTGCGAGACTACAGGTAACAACGTTGCGGAACAGGGACAACTGGCCTGAAAATGTAAGGCTTGCAGCTGCATTTATTGAAGCAAATTATTCACAGATGATCAGTATCGATCAGCTGTCCGAATATGTCTCTCTATCGAAATATCACTTGATCCGCCGATTTTCGGCCAGTACGGGCCTGACGCCAGGTGCTTATTTGACGCGTGTCCGTACGGAGAAAGCAATGGAGTTGCTTCGGGGAACTGACCTTAGCATAGAGGCAATTGCCGAACGGATTGGCTACTCCAGCGGAAGTTATTTCATTAAAGCATTTCGCAGTGTGGCAGGCCTTACACCGGGAGAATTTCGCAGTGGGGGCGACTGCCTTGCTTATCGCAAATTGTTTTTTGACTGA
- a CDS encoding sugar phosphate isomerase/epimerase family protein — MKLGLSSYSLYQALNKGTMTIADVVDFTADHGGEHIEIVPLGYNLTEQPELIDLIVTKAAERGLEISNYAIGANFLVDSEEACQQEIARVKKEVDIANRLGVKLMRHDVASSPDVSIAHFNANIDRLAAACREIAEYAGTYGITTSVENHGYFIQHSDRIQALIHAVNMPNFKTTLDVGNFLCADEPPLAGVKNNLPYASIVHIKDFYVRPAGENPGEGFFRSTAGNYLRGAVAGQGDIPLRDIIRVIKSSGYDGYISLEFEGLEDCTFGARNGLSNVRRFWDEA; from the coding sequence ATGAAACTTGGACTTAGTTCCTACAGCTTGTATCAAGCGCTGAACAAAGGAACGATGACGATTGCAGATGTCGTTGATTTTACAGCGGATCATGGCGGAGAACATATAGAAATTGTACCGCTTGGCTATAACCTGACCGAACAGCCTGAGCTGATTGATCTGATCGTAACAAAAGCCGCAGAGCGCGGTCTTGAAATATCCAACTATGCGATCGGGGCCAATTTCCTTGTAGACAGCGAAGAAGCCTGCCAGCAAGAGATTGCACGCGTAAAAAAAGAAGTCGATATTGCAAACAGGCTCGGCGTGAAGTTGATGCGTCATGATGTAGCTTCCTCTCCCGATGTATCTATCGCCCATTTCAATGCAAATATAGACCGGCTTGCTGCCGCTTGCCGGGAGATTGCAGAATACGCTGGTACGTATGGCATTACCACAAGTGTAGAGAATCACGGTTATTTCATTCAGCACAGTGACCGGATTCAGGCTCTGATTCACGCAGTGAATATGCCCAACTTCAAAACGACACTCGATGTAGGTAACTTCCTATGTGCAGATGAGCCGCCGCTTGCGGGTGTGAAGAATAACCTTCCTTATGCATCCATAGTGCATATTAAAGATTTTTATGTTCGCCCTGCCGGGGAGAATCCAGGCGAAGGATTTTTTAGATCCACTGCCGGTAACTATCTGCGCGGAGCAGTGGCGGGTCAAGGTGACATTCCGCTGCGCGACATCATTCGGGTTATTAAATCTTCTGGTTATGACGGTTATATAAGTCTTGAGTTTGAAGGTCTGGAAGACTGCACGTTCGGGGCTCGTAATGGTCTAAGTAACGTAAGAAGGTTTTGGGATGAAGCTTAG
- a CDS encoding MFS transporter: MKSNLQAVSVGKLGMDRKMMMGYLGVLIFMIGDGLEQGWLSTYLTQNNMTVQEVATLLSFYGIAVAFASWLSGVLAEIYGPRKMMITGLVLFVLGTLVFLTVGIPTMNLSVMLPTYALRGLGYPLFAYSFLVWITYYAPAERLGTAVGWFWVSFAGGLNMLGAYYSSFALPILGEMNTLWSALAFTTIGSIFGILLCKTDIEKTELTIKQALKQITKGITIAFERPKVGLGGIVRAINTAGAYGLVVFLPAYMIDSGFTMSQWLQIYGALWASNVVFNLIWGAAADRIGWQFTVMWIGGIGCAVSLACLYYFPYFFGANYLLTITAAICFGSCLAAYVPLSALVPSLAPENRGAAMSILNLGAGLSTFLGPAIAGALIGSLGASGVIWAYIAMHVISTFIMIFVKLPKDVQQEQLSAEVAPAH, encoded by the coding sequence ATGAAATCGAACTTGCAAGCTGTATCAGTTGGAAAACTAGGTATGGACAGAAAAATGATGATGGGTTACTTGGGTGTTTTGATTTTTATGATCGGTGATGGATTAGAACAAGGTTGGCTTTCAACCTATCTGACCCAAAATAACATGACAGTCCAAGAGGTAGCAACCCTATTAAGTTTTTATGGGATTGCAGTTGCTTTTGCATCTTGGCTGTCGGGAGTATTAGCTGAAATTTATGGTCCCCGTAAAATGATGATTACCGGGCTTGTCCTATTCGTACTGGGTACCTTGGTTTTCTTAACCGTTGGTATTCCAACGATGAATTTATCGGTCATGTTACCAACCTATGCACTGCGTGGTCTTGGTTATCCTTTATTTGCTTATTCTTTTCTAGTATGGATTACTTACTATGCACCGGCTGAAAGACTGGGTACGGCTGTAGGCTGGTTTTGGGTGTCCTTTGCGGGCGGACTAAATATGCTCGGAGCTTATTATTCTAGTTTTGCGTTACCAATCTTAGGAGAAATGAATACCCTTTGGAGTGCCTTGGCATTCACAACAATCGGCTCTATATTTGGTATTTTATTATGCAAGACTGATATTGAGAAAACAGAGTTAACTATAAAACAGGCGTTAAAGCAAATAACTAAGGGGATCACTATTGCTTTCGAACGTCCCAAAGTTGGGCTAGGCGGAATTGTACGCGCGATCAATACAGCCGGTGCATATGGACTGGTCGTATTTCTACCTGCTTATATGATTGATTCAGGATTTACGATGTCACAGTGGCTTCAAATTTATGGAGCACTATGGGCAAGTAATGTTGTTTTTAATCTAATTTGGGGGGCAGCAGCAGACCGAATTGGCTGGCAATTTACCGTGATGTGGATCGGAGGTATAGGTTGCGCTGTATCATTGGCTTGCCTTTACTATTTCCCTTACTTCTTCGGTGCGAATTACTTGTTAACGATCACTGCAGCCATTTGTTTTGGTTCGTGTTTGGCTGCTTATGTGCCGCTTTCTGCATTAGTACCGTCGCTAGCACCTGAAAATCGCGGAGCAGCCATGTCTATTCTGAATTTAGGGGCTGGATTAAGTACATTTTTAGGACCCGCTATTGCTGGTGCACTCATTGGAAGTTTAGGTGCTTCAGGTGTGATTTGGGCTTATATAGCAATGCATGTGATTAGCACGTTCATTATGATTTTTGTAAAGCTGCCTAAAGATGTACAGCAAGAACAATTATCTGCAGAAGTAGCTCCAGCTCATTAA
- a CDS encoding sugar phosphate isomerase/epimerase family protein: MSLPNKIGVISDSFQAGLREGLRKSKEVGAEGVQIYAVSGEMSPENLSTAARKELKSYIADLGLDISALCGDLGGHGFQDAAVNPEKIEKSKRILDLAVELGTNIVTTHIGIVPDDVNGPIYAAMQSACEELGVYAKSMNAYFAIETGPERSAHLKGFLDTLSTNGVSVNFDPANMVMVTGDDPVQGVKVLKDYIVHTHVKDGRQIRPIDPKEVYGYLGYEGMTHEKIAEMASSGAAFLEVPLGEGQVDFDAYFAALQEIGYKGYLTIEREVGASPEEDIRKAVQFIKKYRGE, from the coding sequence TTGTCCTTACCTAATAAAATCGGGGTTATCTCTGACAGTTTCCAAGCGGGTCTTCGAGAGGGGCTGAGGAAGTCAAAAGAAGTTGGTGCAGAAGGCGTACAAATCTACGCTGTATCCGGCGAGATGTCCCCCGAGAATCTATCAACTGCCGCACGGAAAGAACTGAAAAGCTATATTGCAGATCTCGGACTTGACATATCGGCTCTCTGCGGCGATCTTGGCGGTCATGGATTTCAAGATGCAGCGGTTAATCCGGAAAAAATCGAAAAGTCTAAACGCATTCTTGACCTCGCTGTAGAACTGGGAACGAATATAGTCACCACACATATAGGTATTGTTCCTGATGATGTGAACGGTCCCATCTACGCTGCAATGCAATCTGCCTGTGAAGAACTTGGGGTCTATGCGAAGAGTATGAACGCCTACTTTGCCATTGAGACGGGACCTGAGCGCTCTGCTCATCTCAAAGGATTCCTGGATACACTCAGTACAAACGGCGTATCCGTTAACTTTGACCCGGCGAATATGGTCATGGTAACCGGCGATGATCCGGTGCAAGGCGTCAAGGTTTTGAAAGATTACATCGTCCACACCCATGTGAAAGACGGCAGACAAATAAGACCCATCGATCCTAAAGAGGTCTATGGTTACCTTGGATATGAAGGCATGACGCATGAGAAGATTGCGGAGATGGCTTCTTCCGGAGCTGCATTCCTGGAGGTTCCATTAGGCGAAGGCCAAGTAGATTTTGATGCGTACTTTGCTGCACTCCAAGAGATCGGATATAAAGGTTATCTCACGATTGAGCGAGAAGTCGGTGCTTCACCGGAAGAAGATATTCGGAAAGCCGTTCAGTTTATTAAAAAGTATCGCGGGGAGTAA
- a CDS encoding RpiB/LacA/LacB family sugar-phosphate isomerase: MKIGLGSDHNAHGLKQALWEYIEELGHEVVDYGSQDDCTAIDYPGVAFEVGTDIMANKLDRGILVCGTGLGMAIAACKVPGIRAATTHDVYSAERACKSNDAQIITLGEKVIGIEAAKKVVEMYLSSTFPGGNSARKVQQISEQEKIYMNGRVSL, from the coding sequence ATGAAAATTGGCTTAGGTTCAGATCATAATGCTCACGGATTAAAACAGGCTTTATGGGAATATATCGAAGAATTAGGGCATGAAGTTGTAGATTACGGCTCACAAGATGATTGTACAGCTATTGATTATCCTGGGGTTGCATTTGAGGTAGGAACAGACATCATGGCGAATAAACTGGACAGAGGGATTCTTGTTTGCGGCACCGGACTAGGAATGGCTATCGCAGCTTGTAAAGTACCAGGGATTAGAGCCGCTACCACTCATGACGTTTATTCTGCAGAGAGAGCTTGCAAAAGTAATGACGCACAAATTATTACTTTAGGCGAAAAAGTAATCGGGATTGAAGCAGCAAAAAAAGTGGTTGAAATGTACTTAAGCTCAACGTTCCCTGGAGGAAATTCTGCCCGTAAAGTGCAGCAGATTTCGGAACAAGAAAAGATCTACATGAACGGGAGGGTTTCGCTGTAA
- the dhaL gene encoding dihydroxyacetone kinase subunit DhaL, whose product MEISAVQFKQFLMNVVEMIEEQKDYLCELDRKLGDGDHGVTMSIGWQAVKEQLEGPLAEEQDCVKLSSTAGRTFLSAVGSSVGPLYATGFMRGAKALKGKEVLDDTAWKDYWVAFVDGVQERGQAELGDKTMMDALIPARNTLVDAFEQEGNFIKSIELAVQSAKDGAASTKDMLSKRGRSSRLGERSIGAQDPGATSAAAILEVFLQTVKSSVCESIS is encoded by the coding sequence ATGGAGATTTCAGCAGTTCAATTCAAACAATTCTTAATGAATGTTGTAGAGATGATAGAAGAACAAAAAGATTATTTATGCGAGCTTGATCGTAAACTTGGTGATGGAGATCATGGGGTAACGATGTCAATTGGCTGGCAAGCAGTTAAGGAACAGCTTGAAGGACCGTTAGCAGAGGAACAAGATTGTGTGAAATTGAGTTCGACTGCGGGACGTACATTTTTGAGTGCGGTGGGTTCATCTGTCGGCCCGCTGTATGCTACAGGTTTCATGCGCGGTGCAAAAGCGCTAAAAGGGAAAGAAGTATTAGATGATACGGCATGGAAGGATTACTGGGTGGCATTCGTTGACGGCGTTCAAGAGCGCGGACAAGCGGAACTTGGAGATAAAACGATGATGGATGCATTAATTCCCGCACGTAATACCTTAGTAGATGCATTTGAGCAAGAAGGCAACTTTATTAAATCGATCGAGCTTGCTGTGCAATCTGCTAAAGATGGTGCAGCTTCTACAAAGGATATGCTTTCAAAACGCGGCCGTTCCAGTCGTTTAGGTGAACGCTCCATTGGTGCACAAGATCCAGGAGCAACATCAGCAGCAGCGATTCTAGAAGTATTCCTGCAAACCGTAAAATCTTCTGTATGTGAATCAATTTCATAA
- a CDS encoding Gfo/Idh/MocA family protein — protein sequence MTTLKIGVIGAGSISQYHLTPYKNNPNTVLHAVCDMNADRAKQTADKYEALYAYSDYNELLANEEIDAVSICTWNDTHAEIAIAALKAGKHVLVEKPLCRTVEEAYKIQQAVQESGKILQVGFVRRYDPNAQMLRSFIDNGEFGEIYYAKASYIRRLGNPGGWFSDSRRSGGGPLIDIGVHVIDLCWYMMGRPKVKSVTGNTYRKLGDRSNIKNLSSYKAADYNPDQQDNDVEDLANALIRFENGATLMIDVSFTLHAKENEGSVKLYGEKGGFEIDPEVVIVTEKHDTIINISPQTDSKGFQFEKAFQAEIDHFVECVQTGKRPISPVEDGVEVMKILRGIYESASTGKEVYL from the coding sequence ATGACAACTCTTAAAATTGGCGTAATTGGTGCTGGGAGCATCTCACAATATCATCTAACACCTTACAAAAACAATCCAAATACGGTTCTTCATGCGGTATGCGATATGAATGCCGATAGGGCCAAACAAACCGCTGACAAATACGAAGCACTATATGCCTATAGTGATTACAATGAACTGCTTGCTAATGAAGAAATCGATGCCGTCAGTATTTGTACATGGAATGATACTCATGCGGAGATCGCCATTGCAGCTCTAAAAGCAGGTAAGCACGTGCTGGTGGAGAAACCACTTTGCCGTACCGTAGAAGAAGCTTATAAGATTCAACAAGCAGTACAAGAATCGGGTAAGATTCTGCAGGTCGGTTTCGTTCGCCGTTATGATCCGAATGCACAGATGCTTCGCTCTTTTATCGATAATGGCGAATTTGGTGAAATCTATTATGCCAAAGCATCTTACATTCGCAGACTCGGCAACCCAGGCGGCTGGTTCTCGGATTCAAGACGTTCCGGCGGCGGACCGCTCATTGATATCGGTGTCCACGTGATTGACCTCTGCTGGTATATGATGGGCAGACCAAAAGTGAAATCGGTTACAGGCAATACCTACCGTAAGCTTGGAGATCGCTCTAATATCAAAAATCTCTCTTCCTATAAAGCAGCCGACTATAACCCGGACCAGCAAGATAATGATGTAGAAGATTTAGCAAATGCACTCATTCGTTTTGAGAACGGTGCTACCCTGATGATCGATGTGAGTTTCACTCTTCACGCAAAGGAAAATGAAGGTTCAGTGAAACTATATGGTGAAAAAGGCGGCTTTGAGATCGATCCAGAAGTCGTCATCGTTACGGAGAAGCATGACACAATTATCAACATCAGCCCGCAAACCGACAGCAAAGGATTCCAATTTGAAAAAGCATTCCAAGCAGAGATCGATCATTTTGTAGAATGCGTTCAGACAGGTAAACGGCCGATCAGCCCTGTGGAAGACGGCGTAGAAGTCATGAAAATTCTTCGTGGTATTTATGAATCCGCAAGTACAGGAAAGGAAGTATACCTATGA
- the glpX gene encoding class II fructose-bisphosphatase, with translation MTVQIKHFTNDFMKVTQMAALHTYSWIGRGNKIEADRAGTNAMRNVLNQLPIASTVVIGEGEMDEAPMLYIGEELGAGKDLKVDLAVDPIEGTTLVSKGMHGALAVLAVAPKGTLLHAPDMYMKKIACGKKAKGAICLEDSLKENMHRVAEALGKKVNELTVMIQDRPRHQQWINDVLEEGARVKLFSEVDITGVLATSIEQCEVDLFIGIGGAPEGVIAAVAQKGFNGDFQGQLMPQTEQEYERCLQMGVSDPKHILLLDEIVKSEDCLFSATGVTDGLILNGVKHSNQKQEMQTHSLIVSQNHIQFIVGNHEEEGFEIYEQTSKIG, from the coding sequence ATGACTGTACAAATTAAGCATTTTACTAATGATTTTATGAAGGTTACACAGATGGCTGCACTTCATACGTATTCATGGATCGGTCGTGGCAATAAAATAGAGGCGGACCGTGCGGGAACCAATGCAATGCGGAATGTGTTGAATCAATTACCTATTGCATCTACCGTTGTCATTGGTGAGGGTGAAATGGATGAGGCACCGATGCTGTATATAGGTGAAGAATTAGGAGCAGGTAAAGATTTAAAAGTAGATTTAGCTGTTGATCCTATTGAAGGAACCACCCTTGTGTCTAAAGGGATGCATGGAGCACTAGCTGTATTAGCAGTTGCGCCGAAAGGGACACTGCTGCATGCCCCAGATATGTACATGAAAAAGATAGCATGCGGCAAGAAAGCAAAGGGAGCTATTTGCTTAGAGGATTCACTTAAAGAAAATATGCACCGGGTTGCAGAAGCATTGGGGAAAAAGGTAAACGAATTAACAGTAATGATCCAAGATCGCCCGCGCCATCAACAATGGATTAATGATGTACTCGAGGAAGGTGCAAGGGTTAAACTATTCTCTGAAGTAGATATCACAGGAGTTTTGGCTACATCGATAGAACAATGTGAGGTTGATCTATTCATTGGGATTGGCGGAGCACCAGAAGGCGTAATTGCAGCGGTCGCACAAAAAGGATTTAATGGTGATTTCCAAGGACAACTTATGCCTCAAACTGAGCAGGAATATGAACGTTGTTTACAAATGGGAGTTAGCGATCCAAAACATATTTTATTACTTGATGAAATCGTAAAATCAGAAGACTGCTTGTTTAGTGCAACAGGTGTCACAGATGGACTTATCCTGAACGGGGTGAAACATAGCAACCAAAAACAGGAGATGCAGACACATAGTTTAATTGTTTCCCAGAATCATATACAATTTATTGTTGGTAATCATGAAGAAGAAGGATTCGAAATCTACGAGCAAACCAGCAAAATAGGCTAG